The Alkalinema sp. FACHB-956 genome includes a window with the following:
- a CDS encoding sugar ABC transporter permease, protein MSNRRGFPRLTPDRSSSDRPSSDFPSAGHPSPPHAFSQHLAAILDNQSIAAVLFLAPALLLLGLFVLYPIGYLVYLSFTQGSFTRVGVHWVGLRNYLRLFASPDFWQVLGNTLYFTGATVVPSIALPLGLAVWLDRSPLQGLLRTAYFIPSITSIVAAGLGFRWLFQTDGPINGLLGFLGIAPISWLASPTWAMPVLILVSLWKQLGFNMVVFLAGLQTIPVSRYEAAELDGANDWQQFWHITLPGLQPTLVFTTITTAIFTLRSFEQVYVMTGGGPVNSTNLLVYYIYEQAFAQFDFGFAAAAATFLLAIALVLVYLQLRFNQNGD, encoded by the coding sequence ATGTCCAATAGACGCGGATTCCCCAGGCTGACGCCCGATCGCTCAAGCTCCGATCGCCCAAGCTCCGATTTCCCATCGGCGGGTCATCCGTCGCCCCCTCATGCTTTTTCCCAGCATCTAGCCGCAATTCTGGATAATCAGTCGATCGCGGCGGTTTTATTTTTGGCTCCGGCGCTGCTGCTGTTGGGACTGTTTGTGTTGTATCCGATCGGCTATTTGGTCTATCTCAGTTTTACCCAAGGCAGTTTTACGCGGGTGGGGGTGCATTGGGTGGGGCTGCGTAACTACCTGCGGCTTTTCGCGAGTCCGGACTTTTGGCAGGTGTTGGGCAATACGCTGTACTTTACTGGGGCGACGGTGGTGCCGAGTATTGCGTTGCCCTTGGGTTTGGCAGTTTGGCTCGATCGATCGCCCTTGCAAGGATTGCTGCGCACGGCCTACTTTATTCCGTCGATTACGTCGATCGTGGCGGCGGGGTTAGGGTTTCGCTGGCTGTTTCAGACGGATGGCCCGATCAATGGGCTGCTGGGTTTCCTGGGGATTGCCCCGATTAGTTGGCTGGCGAGTCCGACTTGGGCAATGCCGGTGCTGATTTTGGTAAGTCTTTGGAAGCAGTTGGGGTTCAATATGGTGGTTTTTCTGGCGGGGTTGCAAACGATTCCCGTCAGTCGCTACGAGGCGGCGGAACTGGATGGGGCCAATGACTGGCAACAGTTTTGGCATATTACGTTACCGGGGTTACAACCGACGCTCGTGTTCACAACGATTACAACGGCGATTTTTACCCTGCGCAGTTTTGAACAGGTTTATGTGATGACGGGCGGTGGGCCAGTGAATTCGACCAATTTACTGGTGTATTACATCTATGAACAAGCGTTTGCGCAATTTGATTTTGGCTTTGCGGCTGCGGCTGCGACCTTTCTGTTAGCGATCGCGCTTGTCTTGGTCTATCTCCAGTTACGCTTCAACCAAAATGGTGATTAA